The following coding sequences lie in one Arachis stenosperma cultivar V10309 chromosome 5, arast.V10309.gnm1.PFL2, whole genome shotgun sequence genomic window:
- the LOC130983235 gene encoding uncharacterized protein LOC130983235: MNTIFNRFRNLDAYPKVHKEFYNRTITGGVITVVSTIVIVFLFISELSLYLHTNTETKLLVDTSRGETLDINFDVTFPYVRCSLLSLDAMDITGEQHRNIRHNILKKRIDAHGNVVAMMQDGIGAPKIQMPLQIHGGKLGYDEEYCGSCYGADGNCCNSCEEVQEAYNKKEWALPENLDLFDQCQREGYVQRVKDEEGEGCNIHGSLQINKVAGDFHFAIGKSILNHSTSSFLVDLLALRDNNHFNISHQINKFSFGAQYPGLVNPLDDDDDVKWVQGPVHGHGIYQYFIKVVPTIYEYVTGHVIYSNQYSVTEHFTNTTEQGSVPGVFFSYDISPIKVIFKESHTPLLHFLTNICAIIGGVFTVAGILDSSIYYGQRKIMKKMELGKYR, from the coding sequence ATGAATACGATCTTCAACAGGTTCCGTAATTTAGACGCGTACCCAAAAGTCCACAAAGAATTTTATAACCGCACAATCACCGGCGGTGTCATCACTGTTGTATCGACCATCgtcattgtttttcttttcatttctgAACTAAGTTTATACCTTCATACTAACACAGAGACTAAGCTTTTGGTGGATACTTCTAGAGGAGAAACCCTAGACATCAATTTTGACGTCACTTTTCCTTATGTTAGATGTTCGTTGCTCAGTTTAGACGCAATGGATATTACTGGCGAGCAGCATCGTAATATAAGACATAATATCCTGAAAAAAAGAATTGATGCTCATGGTAACGTGGTAGCAATGATGCAAGATGGAATTGGCGCCCCGAAAATCCAGATGCCTTTACAAATACATGGTGGCAAATTAGGGTACGACGAAGAGTATTGCGGTTCTTGTTATGGTGCTGATGGCAATTGTTGTAATTCTTGTGAAGAAGTTCAAGAAGCTTATAACAAAAAGGAATGGGCGTTGCCGGAGAACTTGGACTTGTTTGATCAGTGTCAAAGAGAAGGGTATGTTCAGAGGGTAAAGGATGAAGAAGGTGAAGGATGCAATATTCATGGATCTCTTCAAATTAATAAGGTTGCTGGAGATTTTCATTTTGCAATTGGGAAAAGTATTCTTAACCATTCAACTTCTTCATTTCTTGTTGATTTGCTTGCTTTACGAGATAATAATCATTTTAACATAAGCCATCAAATCAACAAATTCAGTTTTGGAGCCCAATATCCTGGATTAGTAAACCctcttgatgatgatgatgatgtaaAATGGGTGCAAGGACCAGTTCATGGACATGGAATATACCAATATTTCATCAAGGTGGTTCCGACAATATACGAATATGTTACAGGTCATGTTATCTATTCAAATCAGTATTCTGTGACAGAACATTTCACGAATACAACAGAGCAAGGTTCAGTTCCTGGAGTATTCTTTTCTTATGACATATCTCCAATTAAAGTTATTTTCAAAGAGAGCCATACTCCTCTTTTGCATTTCTTGACCAACATTTGTGCAATTATTGGAGGGGTGTTCACTGTTGCTGGAATATTAGATTCATCCATATATTATGGTCAGAGaaaaatcatgaagaagatgGAGCTTGGCAAATATAGATAA
- the LOC130979351 gene encoding uncharacterized protein LOC130979351, protein MLRSALLPAPYNFLPVRVRTGTCHFFALARASQAIGSPLFSRFGLHFHRFRQPRVILRAARRSPVTSSRRRRRRGTKTNDDKFDYYDDDEEFEDDDVVLGVDNEYYDDDDVEDEDEDEEGGDEEGMMPFEKMRKWLKHKPRGFGEGKVYDTSVEDKLLDEMRQSREAQAANLKKLKSGVVNFKNSEEKKKDAQVVLIGGRVRLVNLPKKKNIHRDLKSAFEGIPGIVNIIPAVIGNKKTRDPICKGFAFVDFKCEADAVRFIELYSGQSIAFGKIQKPIKCEFVNAHSSSPVSLKSSANLNTTPLLMVSGVEEDSNEVSSVKDSALSSWDGTTSDDSDEADNQIYREGEEESSGEEPDSATGFKGDYDESDDDEEEGSVGDQVAATAFMTDYDDIVEEEEEEEEEEEEEEGYVEDLHAATAFMADSDDSVEEEDEEGSVEDQDAATAFIDDDDDDSVEMQINSEIGSLSLEQIDRNPTAEPNSSADVEQESAQKKKRAKKRKGKKVPKLDVPGSAKRLKIKEKAVLSDVFAKYGSKAAVAASKES, encoded by the exons ATGCTCCGTTCAGCTTTGCTTCCGGCCCCCTACAATTTTTTGCCGGTTCGAGTGAGAACCGGCACGTGCCATTTCTTCGCTCTTGCACGTGCCTCTCAGGCTATCGGCTCCCCACTCTTTTCGCGCTTCGGTCTCCACTTTCATCGGTTCCGACAACCCCGTGTGATTTTACGCGCCGCGCGTCGCTCCCCTGTCACATCTTCGAGGAGGCGACGGCGTCGTGGCACGAAAACGAACGACGATAAATTCGATTACTACGACGACGACGAAGAATTTGAGGACGATGACGTCGTTTTGGGCGTCGATAATGAGTACTACGACGACGATGATGTTGAAGATGAAGACGAAGATGAAGAAGGTGGTGATGAAGAGGGAATGATGCCGTTTGAGAAGATGAGGAAGTGGTTGAAGCACAAACCCAGAGGGTTCGGTGAGGGGAAAGTGTATGATACTTCCGTTGAGGACAAGCTGCTCGACGAAATGCGTCAGAGCAGAGAAGCACAAGCTGCTAACTTGAAGAAGCTCAAAAGCGGTGTCGTTAACTTCAAAAAcagtgaagaaaagaagaaag ATGCCCAAGTTGTTCTGATTGGTGGTCGAGTGCGCTTGGTGAATCTGCCGAAAAAGAAGAACATTCATAGGGATTTGAAATCTGCATTTGAAGGGATTCCAGGCATAGTGAATATCATCCCGGCAGTTATTGGAAACAAGAAGACACGGGACCCTATTTGCAAGGGTTTTGCTTTTGTTGATTTCAAGTGTGAAGCAGATGCAGTTAG GTTTATAGAGCTATATTCTGGACAAAGTATTGCTTTTGGCAAGATTCAGAAGCCAATAAAATGTGAATTTGTAAATGCACATTCTTCCTCTCCTGTTTCTCTGAAATCAAGTGCAAATCTTAACACTACTCCACTTCTCATGGTCTCTGGTGTTGAAGAGGACTCAAATGAGGTTTCGAGCGTGAAGGATTCTGCCCTTAGTTCTTGGGATGGGACCACTTCGGATGATTCAGATGAAGCAGACAATCAAATATacagagaaggagaagaagagagtTCTGGAGAGGAACCTGATTCTGCCACTGGGTTCAAAGGAGATTATGATGAgagtgatgatgatgaagaagaggGTTCTGTAGGGGATCAGGTTGCTGCCACAGCTTTCATGACAGATTATGATGatattgtagaagaagaagaagaagaagaagaagaagaagaagaagaggagggtTATGTAGAGGATCTGCATGCTGCCACCGCTTTCATGGCAGATTCTGATGATagtgtagaagaagaagatgaagagggtTCTGTAGAGGATCAGGATGCCGCCACTGCTTTCAttgatgacgatgatgatgataGTGTGGAAATGCAGATCAATTCCGAAATTGGCTCACTTTCCTTAGAGCAGATAGACAGAAACCCTACAGCTGAACCAAATTCATCTGCTGATGTTGAACAAGAGAGCGCGCAGAAGAAGAAGCGAGCTAAGAAACGGAAAGGCAAGAAGGTTCCGAAGTTAGATGTTCCTGGATCCGCAAAGAG GTTAAAGATCAAGGAAAAGGCTGTACTAAGTGATGTTTTCGCCAAGTATGGATCAAAAGCTGCCGTAGCTGCTTCCAAGGAAAGTTAG